The proteins below come from a single Ictalurus furcatus strain D&B chromosome 27, Billie_1.0, whole genome shotgun sequence genomic window:
- the LOC128602596 gene encoding B-cell receptor CD22-like yields MLYRMWRDITVAAILMLLTVKIPCKFIPGHSSVTQTEWYRVQSSEGEPRDLRKDPQYSGRVSVSTWWSSCELTVRNVRVSDSGVYNFRFKTQRSDWISASSGIHLTVTDLQVKVDPNTVGQREVKVTCSSTCSISTDYFNWYRNGLYIAYTYDSSTVLDLTSPYDEVSYSCKVHESEHRSPPVCVLGKECRGVFDEKSCWSVTYSTQTICSLIGSSVEIHSYFTFPNRYKVTKVFWFIKEQTVVEPVDVREDKEYQDRVQYTQISQNNCSLRITNLRERDAQTYRFRFYTDDPTGKYTGQPGVSLSVTDLKVTVSDWDNGFKKLSCTTCTLSNNPTYIWYKNGQRVTNPYRNYLYVSSGESGSYSCAVRGHEELHSPAVCVLDEKSCWSVTYSTQTICSLIGSSLDIHSYYTFPNRYKVTKVFWFIKVQAGVEPVDVREDEEYQGRVQYTQISQNNCRLRITNLRERDAQTYRFTFYTDGGKYTGDPGVSLSVTDLKVTVSDWSEQYMNLSCITTCTLSNNPTYIWYKNRQRVSECKSASCSVAAVGGAVSYSCAVEGHDSLLSPPLYSPKNTSAVVLSSGDTVEGDSVTLSCSSDANPPVLTYSWFKQRAAADTLLTTGQNYSISNISSQHSGLYYCTAHNQLGQHNSTPTHLDVKSNSTPTHLDVKGDSTQTHLDVLSDSTQTHLDVSGSEGNTVLKVIMVVLAVFLALTLISGALWMWKRKSSSANGHSSTGESGQPQFSSVYENVPASNLSGRVTSDDQDSIHYASVVFKNSHTQEGSPSPRLPPDTTEDEDVQYAAVNVSRSTAAIQLVTDEADEDSSQIYSKVQKLPKKEKAEM; encoded by the exons ATGTTGTACAGAATGTGGAGAGATATTACAGTAGCAGCGATCCTCATGTTACTGACAG TAAAAATCCCCTGTAAATTTATACCTGGTCACTCCAGTGTCACACAGACAGAGTGGTATCGAGTCCAGAGCTCTGAAGGAGAACCACGAGACCTGAGGAAAGATCCACAATACTCAGGACGAGTGTCTGTAAGCACCTGGTGGTCTTCCTGTGAGCTGACAGTGAGgaatgtgagagtgagtgactCTGGAGTTTATAacttcagatttaaaacacagaGAAGTGACTGGATATCAGCCTCATCTGGCATTCATCTGACTgtcacag ACTTGCAGGTGAAGGTGGATCCTAACACTGTAGGACAGAGAGAAGTGAAAGTGACCTGTAGCTCCACCTGCAGCATCAGCACAGACTATTTCAACTGGTACAGGAATGGCCTTTACATCGCATATACCTATGACTCCTCCACTGTCCTCGACTTGACCAGTCCTTATGATGAAGTCAGCTACTCCTGTAAGGTGCACGAGAGTGAACACCGCTCTCCTCCAGTGT gtgtactGGGTAAAGAGTGTCGGG gtGTTTTTGATGAGAAGAGCTGCTGGAGCGTGACTTACTCCACCCAGACTATCTGCTCTCTGATTGGATCATCAGTGGAAATACACAGTTATTTCACCTTCCCTAATCGTTACAAGGTCACAAAAGTGTTCTGGTTCATTAAAGAGCAGACTGTTGTTGAACCTGTGGATGTGAGAGAGGATAAGGAGTATCAGGACCGAGTGCAGTACACACAGATCTCCCAGAATAACTGTAGTCTGAGAATCActaacctgagagagagagacgctcaAACATACAGATTCAGATTCTACACTGATGATCCTACAGGCAAATACACCGGCCAACCTggagtctctctgtctgtcacag ATCTGAAGGTTACAGTATCAGACTGGGATAACGGCTTCAAGAAGCTGAGCTGCACCACCTGCACTCTGTCTAACAACCCCACTTACATCTGGTACAAGAACGGACAGCGTGTCACTAACCCGTACAGAAATTATCTGTACGTCAGTAGTGGGGAATCAGGCAGCTACTCCTGTGCTGTAAGAGGACATGAGGAGCTTCACTCTCCTGCTGTCT gtGTTTTAGATGAGAAGAGCTGCTGGAGTGTGACGTACTCCACACAGACTATCTGCTCTCTGATTGGATCATCACTGGACATACACAGTTATTACACCTTCCCTAATCGTTACAAGGTCACAAAAGTGTTCTGGTTCATTAAAGTGCAGGCTGGTGTTGAACCTGTGGATGTGAGAGAGGATGAGGAGTATCAGGGCCGAGTGCAGTACACACAGATCTCCCAGAATAACTGTAGACTGAGAATCActaacctgagagagagagacgctcaAACATACAGATTCACATTCTACACTGATGGGGGTAAATACACCGGTGATCCTggagtctctctgtctgtcacag ATCTGAAGGTTACAGTATCAGACTGGAGTGAGCAGTACATGAATCTGAGCTGCATCACCACCTGCACTCTGTCTAACAACCCCACTTATATCTGGTACAAGAACAGACAGCGTGTGTCTGAGTGTAAATCTGCCTCCTGCTCTGTAGCTGCAGTCGGTGGTGCGGTCAGTTACAGCTGTGCTGTTGAAGGCCATGACAgtctcctctctcctccattGT ATTCTCCTAAAAACACCAGCGCAGTGGTTCTTTCCTCTGGAGACACAGTGGAGGGGGATTCAGTGACTCTGAGCTGTAGCAGTGATGCAAACCCTCCTGTTCTCACCTACTCCTGGTTTAAACAGAGAGCAGCTGCAGACACACTGCTGACAACAGGCCAGAATTACAGCATCAGCAACATCAGCTCCCAGCACAGCGGACTGTACTACTGCACTGCTCACAACCAGCTGGGACAGCACAACTCTACACcaacacacctggatgtgaagagTAATTCTACACcaacacacctggatgtgaagg GTGACTCTACAcagacacacctggatgtgttAAGTGACTCTACAcagacacacctggatgtgtcAG GGTCAGAGGGGAACACAGTGTTAAAAGTCATCATGGTGGTACTGGCTGTCTTCCTGGCATTAACACTAATCTCAGGAGCTTTGTGGATGTg GAAGAGGAAGTCAAGCTCAGCTAATGGCCACAGCAGCACTGGTGAGAGTGGACAG CCACAGTTTTCTTCTGTGTATGAAAATGTCCCAGCCTCAAACCTTAGTGGGAGAGTCACCTCAGATGATCAAGATTCCATTCACTATGccagtgttgtttttaaaaactccCACACACAGGAAGGGTCTCCGTCACCCAGACTTCCTCCAGACACCACAGAGGACGAAGATGTTCAGTATGCTGCTGTGAACGTTAGCAGGAGCACTGCTGCCATCCA GCTTGTGACAGATGAAGCAGATGAAGATTCATCTCAGATCTACAGCAAGGTCCAGAAACTCCCCAAAAAAGAGAAAGCTGAGATGTGA